ACACCAACGTTGTGCTGTTCAGCTTCCTCTTCCTGGTGGCCCTCGGTGTCGACTACAACATCTTCCTCGTGACACGCGCCCGAGAGGAGGCTGCCCAGCATGGAACACGCACGGGCATGATTCGTGCGCTCGCCGCGACCGGCGGGGTGATCACGAGCGCGGGTATCCTCCTCGCCGCGGTATTCGCTGTGCTGGGGGTGCTTCCACTCATCACGCTCACCCAAATCGGAATCATCGTGTGTATCGGCGTGCTCCTCGACACACTCCTCGTGCGCACGGTAATCGTGCCGGCCCTCGCCTTCCTCACGGGCGAAAAGTTCTGGTGGCCGAGCCGCGTCATGTCCGTCGATGCGGAGGTACGCACGACCGGCTCGGCCGCGCGCAGCTAGGCACCTCGCGTCGGAAGCAGCACGGCGCGAGGGATCTCCCCAAAAAACGACAGGGGAGACACGTACTCGCTGTCCACGCGCACCCCCATGTGCACGCACGGCGATCGGCAGTGGCCCGCCTGCACGGTTCCTATGGTCTGACCGGCCGCAATTGTGTCGCCTTTGGCGACGGATGCCACCACCGGCTCGTAGCTCGAGATGACACCGCCCCCGTGGTCGATCGAGATCACGGGCCGGTCGACAACGACCCCGGCGAAATGCACCACTCCGGGCGCCGGAGCTCGCAGCACGTCACCGGAACGCAGGTCTACACCACGGTGCCCCGTCGAGTACTTCGTCGCGGGCGCGATGAACGGCCGCTCCACAACACGAGGCGGATCGACGGGCCAGCGCCACGGGCCATCGGCAGCGGGGGAGGCAGCGGGAGAGGCAGCGGGGGAGGCGGCGAGGAGGAGCATTCCGAGTGTGGCGAGAGCGGGCATCCTGGGCATGGCACGAGTCTCGGCCTGTCGGGTGCGGCCCGACCGAGAAATGCAAGGGGTGGGGACCAGCACGAGACCGGTGCACCGGGGGAGGAGCGGTGCTACCATGAGTTCAGCACCTCAGAAATGGGGTGACTTCGCGTGTCCGAAAGCGCCCAGGCTCTGCCATAGGCGCGGCACAACTCCACCAGTCACCGGGAACGGTGCGGAGCTGCGTCCGGACACCAGGTTTCGCACCATCCGGTCGCGAATAACAACTGAGTAGGCGCACGCGTGCGCCAGTTAAGGAGAACGGCCATGGCCGTCGTTACCATTCGCCAGCTGCTCGACAGCGGCGTTCACTTCGGACACCAGACCCGCCGGTGGAACCCGAAAGTCAAGCGCTTCATCCTCACCGAGCGCAGCGGCATCCACATCATCGACCTGCAGCAGTCGCTCGCCTACATCGACAAGGCGTATGACTTCGTCAAGGAGACGGTCGCCCACGGCGGCACCATCCTCTTCGTCGGCACCAAGAAGCAGGCCCAGGAGGCCATCGCCGAGCAGGCGACGCGCGTCGGCCAGCCCTACGTCAACCAGCGTTGGCTCGGTGGTCTTCTCACCAACTTCCAGACCGTCTCGAAGCGCCTCGCACGCATGAAGGAACTTGAGGAGCTGGACTTCGAGGACACCTCGAAGAGCGGCTTCACCAAGAAGGAGCTCCTCATCAAGAAGCGTGAGCTCGACAAGCTGCACAAGACGCTCGGCGGTATCCGCAACCTCACCAAGACCCCGTCCGCGATCTGGGTCGTCGACTCCAAGCGCGAGCACCTCGCCGTCGACGAGGCCCACAAGCTGGGCATCCCGGTCATCGGAATCCTCGACACGAACGCCGACCCCGACGAGGTCGCCTACCCGATTCCGGGTAACGACGACGCCATTCG
This genomic window from Antiquaquibacter oligotrophicus contains:
- a CDS encoding M23 family metallopeptidase, which encodes MPRMPALATLGMLLLAASPAASPAASPAADGPWRWPVDPPRVVERPFIAPATKYSTGHRGVDLRSGDVLRAPAPGVVHFAGVVVDRPVISIDHGGGVISSYEPVVASVAKGDTIAAGQTIGTVQAGHCRSPCVHMGVRVDSEYVSPLSFFGEIPRAVLLPTRGA
- the rpsB gene encoding 30S ribosomal protein S2, with translation MAVVTIRQLLDSGVHFGHQTRRWNPKVKRFILTERSGIHIIDLQQSLAYIDKAYDFVKETVAHGGTILFVGTKKQAQEAIAEQATRVGQPYVNQRWLGGLLTNFQTVSKRLARMKELEELDFEDTSKSGFTKKELLIKKRELDKLHKTLGGIRNLTKTPSAIWVVDSKREHLAVDEAHKLGIPVIGILDTNADPDEVAYPIPGNDDAIRSVGLLTRIIADAAAEGLIQRHQKPEEGADVEPLAAWEAELLAASETPSSTAEKIEAVDQGANAAEAVAEVIAAETPTEENDADAVVAEHEAAADETVVPEHHVESDAETEAKIEAEATEAEKKPAAKKAPAKKAPAKAESADAAEEKPAAKAKAAPKASK